From Campylobacter showae:
GGCAAAAGCGCCCCGTTAGCACGATGTCCTCGACCGTAAGAGGCATGCTTAAAACCGTTTTTTGCGGGACGAAGCCTAAAATTTTAGCCAGCTCTTTTAGCGAATAATCCTCCAGCTTTTTGTTTTCCAGTGTTATTACGCCGCTATTTGGCGATAAAATTCTTAGGATATTTTTTAAAAGAGTGGATTTGCCGCAGCCGTTTGGACCCAAAATCCCTACGAAACGACCATTTTTGAGGCTTAAATTTACGTTTTTTAGTATCTCTTTTTTGCCGTAGCTAAAGCATAGTTTTTCTATTTTCACTTTAAATGCTCCTGCTTGAGCGGATAGCTAAAAATAGAAAAAACGGAGCGCCGAAAAACGCCGTAACCACGCCGATAGGTATCTCGGTCGGGCTTAGGACGCTTTTGCCTATCGTGTCGCAGGCTAGCAGGAAAAACCCGCCCGCAAAGGCGCTAATAGGTATCAAAACGATGTTGCTCGAGGTCTTTAGTATCATGCGCAGCGTATGCGGGATGATTAGTCCAACAAAGCCTATCATGCCCGTAAACGCTACCGAAAACGCCACGGCTAAGGATGAAACGATAAGTAGGCGTTTTTTCATCTTTTCTACGTCCACGCCTAGGCTTTGAGCCTCCTCGTCGCCGCTTAATATGACGTTTAGCTCAAATCGCTTAAAGTAAAAATACGCCATAGATAGCACGAGAGGAACGCTGATGTAGGCGATCTTTTCCCAGTTGGCAGAGCCCACGTAGCCCATCATCCACGCTACTATCTTAAAACTATCCTCGCCGATGAGGTAGGTCGCAAAGCTCGTAAATGCACCCAAAAACGACGAAAACGCGATGCCTATAATAAGAAGCGTGGCGATGGATTTGCCTTTTTTGGAGAGTTTAAAGATCAGCACCGAAAGTATCGCCGCGCTGAAAAATGCAAACACTCCGTAGTAAAAATCGGGCAATTTTAAAAGATAGGCCACCACGGCGCCAAAGGTCGCGGCGGAGGCGATACCGATGATGTAGGGGTCTGCTAGCGGATTTAAAAATACGCTTTGCACGACGACGCCGGAGCTTGCTAAAAGCATACCGATCAAAAAGGCCATTATGACGCGTGGAAGGCGGATTTCTAGCAGGATGGTTTCCTTTATCTCGTCTATCTCGCCGCCGCTTGCAAATTTGATTATATCTTGCCACGAGATATCGGCGCCGCCGAGGCTAAGCGAAAATATAAAAAGCAGCGCCGTAAGCGCCGCCAAAACCGCCGTAACTCCGTTTTTAGTAGGCATACTTAAACTCTACGTAGTAGTTTCTCTCGTCGGCAGGCTCGTATATGTCCTCTAGCTCGCTTTGATAGGCGTTATATTTTTTGTTGAATAAATTTTTAACTCCCGCAGAGACTGAAAATCCGCCTTTAAATTTATACTTCGCCCCAAGATCTACTAGCGTTCTGGATACGGTTTGCGTCTCGTAGCCAGATATGTCCGTCACGCCCGAGTAGATAGCCCTTTTTAGCTTTGATAGGTATTTGACGTCAAGGAGTAAATTTAAATCCTTGATCGGCTCGTAGTCGATGCTAGCGACAAATTTGCTCTTTTGTACGGTCGGCACCTCCATGCCTTTGTTGTTGCCTTTTTTAAATTCGGCTTTTACGTAGGAGAAGGTCTGGCTGGTTTTTAAGTTGTCTAAAATTTGCTGCTCGGCGTAGAGCTCGGCTCCGTATCTCCTAACGTCGTCTAAATTTATAAAAAACCAGCCGTCGGTTATGTTGTTAGTTAGCGTTCTGGTGTAGATTTCGTTTTTCGTATCGGTTAAAAACACGGTCGCGCTTATGAAATTATCATAGATCATATCCCTCACGCCAAGCTCGTAGGTTTGGTAGGTTTCTGATTTTAGATTATTTACTACGTAGTCGGTTCTGTTTGGCTTATCGACGAACTGAACGGGCGACGGCGAGACGAAGCCGCGCTCAAATTTAAAATAAACGTTGCCGGTGTCTGAGTATTTAAAGCTAGGCGTTATCTCAAAGGCGTGGTTGTCCGAGTTTTTCTTGCCTTTAAAGGACGAATCGCTAGTTATCGTCCGGCCAGGCGTCATCTTTACGACGGATTTTGAGCGTCTATCCATATCGTTTCTAGCTAGCTCGAACCTATATCCCGCGCTCAAAGAAAACTGATCGGTGAAGTCGTGCTTTTCTAGTAAGTAAAACGAATGCGTTTTCTTTTCTACGTCAAATTTGGTCGTGACGTCGGCGCTTACCATGACAGGGCCGCGTCTTCCGGTGGATTTTGAGCGTATAGATCTTTTGGCCTCTTGTCTTAAAAAATCGTAGCCGAATATAAAATCTCCGCTGCCGTAGCCGTATTTGCCCTTAAATTTAGCTCCGGCTTGTTTATCGGTTAGCCCTAGCTCTCCGCTGCCGCCGTCTTTGTAGGCGCTATACGAGTCCATGGTGAGTTTTTGATAATAAGGCGATAGATTAAACGTCAGCGCGTCGTTTAAATTTATAGAGTAGTCGGCGTTTACGCTAACTCTTTTGTTTAGATAGTCGGTTTTGCTTGATCCCGCTTGCCTTCTGTCTTGCTCTAGCTGAGCTTTGCTTAGAGCGCCGGTGGTGCGGCTTTTGTCTTTAAAATAGCTTGAGTCGATAGATAGCGCCCGATCGTCCGTTATCTGATAGGTTAGGCCGCCCGAGACGTAGTCCTCTTTGGTTTTATCCCCGCGTCTATATCCGTTTGAGTCCGATTTTTTCGCGTTTAGTTTTAAAGATAGCGCGTCCGTCACTCCGCCGCCGACGTTTAGGGCTACGTCTTTATAGGAGTAGGAGGCTAGCTTGCTAGAGACGCCCGCGTAAAATTTCTTTTTGCTCTTTTTGGTGATGATGTTTATCACGCCTCCCATCGTACCGCTGCCGTATAGCACGGTGCCGCCTCCCGGGACTATCTCTATCCTATCTACGTCCTCGATAGGTATCATATCTACGGGGATTCTAGTAGGCGTAGTGTCTATCATGTTTAGCGCGACGCCGTCCACCATCACCTTTACGGTCGTAGTAGATCTAGCCGACGAGCTCCTTCTGGAGCCTTGTCCGCGCATATCTACGTTGTTGCCGTTTAGGCTGACGCCGGGAGCTTTTTCTAGCGCTTCTTTGATATCGCGGTATCCCCTATCCTCTATCTCTTTTGCGGTTATAACGGTTACGTTTCTAACCTCGTCTTTTAGCGCACTCTCAAAGCCCGTCGTAGTTATGACGGTGGCGTCTAGTCTCGTAGAGCCGCCCTCTGCGGCGTATAAATTTATGCTCGCTATCAGCGAAAGCGCGATAGCTCCTTTGCTTGATCTGGCAATCATAGTTACTCTCCTTGGTTAAATTTACAGGGAGATAAAACTAGGCTCATTTTCTATCCTTTGGGCTTTTTCTTGATATTTAGCTCGACGTTTTGCGTACCGCTATCTTTTAAAATAGAGATCAAATTTACGACCTCGCCGTAGTTTATCGCTTCATCGGCGTTTAGTTTGACGCTCTCTTTTTGCTTTGGGGTTAAATTTGCGATTTGAGCGGCTAGATCCGTCAAATTTAGGCTCTTTTGCTCGCCGCCTACGCTTAAAAGCACTTCGCCGCTAAGCAGATAAAAAACCTCGACGTTTTTGGTATCTTTTTCGTCTAAATTTGACGCGCTTTGGGGTAGGGCGATGTCGATATGGGCAAATTTATTAAAAGAGGTCGTAACCATAAAAAATAGCAAAAGCACGAATATCACGTCGATCAGATTTAGCATCGAGATGCCGGCGTATCTGGTCTTATTTCTGCGGACATACTTCACAGCTTCTCCTTTCAAAACTGCGTCCAAACAGGCTCATAATGCGGTTTAGGTCGTTTAGGATGAAATCTATTTTCTTGCTAATCATGAGAAAAAATATCACGCAAGGAATCGCCACTATAAGCCCAAAAGCCGTCGTATAAAGCGCCTCGGAGATACCGACCGCAACGAGCGGAGCGTCCACTCCGCCGCTAAGTCCGCTAAAGGCCTTTATCATACCAACTATGGTGCCCAGTAGCCCTAGCTGCGGGCTCGCGCTCGCGCAAAGCCCCAGTATCCACGTGCGCCGCTCAAGCGAGGTTAGCTGCATGGATACGGCCTCCTCGGCGATGTAGTCGATCTGCGTTTTGCTTGCACCTTCGCCCAAATTTTCCGCTACGAAAAGCGCGGTTTTGGCAAGCGAGTTTTTGTAGCTTTTGCAAAACTCTTTGATTTTTGCGTAGTCGCCTTCTAAAATAAGATTGCAAAGCTTGATCTTAAACGAACTAGTCGCGTCTATCTCGGTAAATAAAAAATACGCTCCCTTTTCAAGAAGCACCGCAATACCGAGCACCGAGAGGCAAAATATCGGCCACATAAATATACCGCCGACTTCTATATACTCAAACATTTTAATCCTAATATTAATTATCAAAAGCGGTTTATTATACCGCTGCTATCATTAATCGGTAATAAAATTTGACGGTATTTCATAACGTTAGATAATAAAATCCAAATAACGTTTCGCAGAAAAACGGAGCGTCCAAAAAGGCAAATTTAGGGTACAGAGCCCTAAATTTAGCGGTTTAGTAGGTGTACTTAAACTCTACGTAGTAGTTTCTCTCGTTTGCCGGACTGTACTCGTAGATGCCGGTTTGGTTGTTTTTGCCTTGGTAGTCGTAGTATTTTTTGTTAAAGAGATTTTTTACGCCTCCTGTTATGCCAAATCCGTTTTTAAATTTATACGAAACGCCTGCGTCCACGATGCTGCGAGAGGAGATGTTGTCGTAGTTTACGTCCTTTTTCTTTGAGTAAAATTTATAGTCCGCAAACAAGTGCAAGTCGTTCACGATCTCGTAGTCCGCGCCGAATATAAATTTGTGTTTTGAAACGTAGGGCACCTCTTTGCCGGCGTTATCGCCTTTTTTTGATCGTGGCGTTTACGTAGGCGTACGACTGGCTCAAAATCAGCTTATCAAAGAGATTTTGCCTGCTAAAAAACTC
This genomic window contains:
- a CDS encoding FecCD family ABC transporter permease; amino-acid sequence: MPTKNGVTAVLAALTALLFIFSLSLGGADISWQDIIKFASGGEIDEIKETILLEIRLPRVIMAFLIGMLLASSGVVVQSVFLNPLADPYIIGIASAATFGAVVAYLLKLPDFYYGVFAFFSAAILSVLIFKLSKKGKSIATLLIIGIAFSSFLGAFTSFATYLIGEDSFKIVAWMMGYVGSANWEKIAYISVPLVLSMAYFYFKRFELNVILSGDEEAQSLGVDVEKMKKRLLIVSSLAVAFSVAFTGMIGFVGLIIPHTLRMILKTSSNIVLIPISAFAGGFFLLACDTIGKSVLSPTEIPIGVVTAFFGAPFFLFLAIRSSRSI
- a CDS encoding TonB-dependent receptor; this encodes MIARSSKGAIALSLIASINLYAAEGGSTRLDATVITTTGFESALKDEVRNVTVITAKEIEDRGYRDIKEALEKAPGVSLNGNNVDMRGQGSRRSSSARSTTTVKVMVDGVALNMIDTTPTRIPVDMIPIEDVDRIEIVPGGGTVLYGSGTMGGVINIITKKSKKKFYAGVSSKLASYSYKDVALNVGGGVTDALSLKLNAKKSDSNGYRRGDKTKEDYVSGGLTYQITDDRALSIDSSYFKDKSRTTGALSKAQLEQDRRQAGSSKTDYLNKRVSVNADYSINLNDALTFNLSPYYQKLTMDSYSAYKDGGSGELGLTDKQAGAKFKGKYGYGSGDFIFGYDFLRQEAKRSIRSKSTGRRGPVMVSADVTTKFDVEKKTHSFYLLEKHDFTDQFSLSAGYRFELARNDMDRRSKSVVKMTPGRTITSDSSFKGKKNSDNHAFEITPSFKYSDTGNVYFKFERGFVSPSPVQFVDKPNRTDYVVNNLKSETYQTYELGVRDMIYDNFISATVFLTDTKNEIYTRTLTNNITDGWFFINLDDVRRYGAELYAEQQILDNLKTSQTFSYVKAEFKKGNNKGMEVPTVQKSKFVASIDYEPIKDLNLLLDVKYLSKLKRAIYSGVTDISGYETQTVSRTLVDLGAKYKFKGGFSVSAGVKNLFNKKYNAYQSELEDIYEPADERNYYVEFKYAY
- a CDS encoding ExbD/TolR family protein, yielding MKYVRRNKTRYAGISMLNLIDVIFVLLLFFMVTTSFNKFAHIDIALPQSASNLDEKDTKNVEVFYLLSGEVLLSVGGEQKSLNLTDLAAQIANLTPKQKESVKLNADEAINYGEVVNLISILKDSGTQNVELNIKKKPKG
- a CDS encoding MotA/TolQ/ExbB proton channel family protein; translated protein: MFEYIEVGGIFMWPIFCLSVLGIAVLLEKGAYFLFTEIDATSSFKIKLCNLILEGDYAKIKEFCKSYKNSLAKTALFVAENLGEGASKTQIDYIAEEAVSMQLTSLERRTWILGLCASASPQLGLLGTIVGMIKAFSGLSGGVDAPLVAVGISEALYTTAFGLIVAIPCVIFFLMISKKIDFILNDLNRIMSLFGRSFERRSCEVCPQK
- a CDS encoding TonB-dependent receptor domain-containing protein is translated as MPYVSKHKFIFGADYEIVNDLHLFADYKFYSKKKDVNYDNISSRSIVDAGVSYKFKNGFGITGGVKNLFNKKYYDYQGKNNQTGIYEYSPANERNYYVEFKYTY